ATCGAGGTGGGTGTGATCAACCAAAATGGAGATGATCATAGTCTACAACTTAAGGTCGCAGAAAGACTATCTCTACTTCTAAAGTATTGTAGCAGGAGCCACTAGTCAGTAGTTGTAAACTAAGCTAAGCTATgctaagaaaataaagaaaagatggAGATAAAACATTGAAAAATGCTTCCTTTCAAGGACGGCAAGCTTGCTGAAGACTTAGTATGGTAATGCTCCAAAGTTGAATCAATTAGAATATTTTGAATAAAGTTGGATGGTTCACAAGAATTGCAGCCCTTTTGACCCATTCCACAACATGGAAGAATTTATTGGCTTTGAAAGAAATCTGGATGCGAGTTCATAAATCCTCTCAATTTTAGATTTGTTTCTTCCAAGAGACCAATGACTGTAAGCTCAAAGCAAGTGATGGATGAACCAGTGTCAAGTTAAAAGAGTGTTGGGACCCACATATGGAGTTTCATAGAGCCATTAGGAAAACCTTTGTTAACACCTCTGTGAATGTTCCTTTTGGTGCTTCCATAGTTTTCACGAGTTTGAGATACATTTAGTTTGCTCTTATGAATTTGTATTGGCCAATAACCAACTTCTCTTCGGATTTTCTCTACTTCTTGTTCTGAATGTGCAAGCttcttatgcacgattgatagaATGTGTGGTTTGAGTCCTGATCAAACTAAATTTGTTGAAAGGACATAAGTCTAGGCCTTagagcctgtttggttttccaattacaacagtaaatggttgtaaatgggtaattattatttactcttgtaattgtgcgttcacatcacttgcatttgtctacaatgatgattttgctacattgtttATTTCACCTAGAAATCACTATAAaaatggtagttttataatgtgaaaatgcAATGATTCAATTTACTTTACCTCTTTCCTTTACAACTGTATTTGATTCTCGATTTATAAGTCATAATTcctgtttaaacaaacacctaGAAATGatatgatggctcatttactttgcattacataggaaattggaaaatcaaactggCCTTTGGGGAACTTGAATTTATAAACCCAAAAGCAGAGAACTCCTCTATTATGTCGTTTGGTGGCCTCTCTAAGAATAGGCTGTCATAAGTAGACTTAAGGAACATAATCCTGGTCCACCCATCAACAGAAATTCCTCTGAGAGTTCCCCCATCATAACTTACTAGATGTAATGGAAGAAAATTGTTGCAAGGACTGTACCTTGGAAGATTTGGTGAATCCGAACCAGATCTAGCAAGTCCAAGGATGGAAACCACAATCGACATAAAAAAGAGTAGTTAAAGGCCATGAAAGGAaaaaatgatcctgaccatccatgcTCTGTCATGTCTTTCTCAAGAAGAAGGGACCTCTCAGATTTTGCGAAAGATGATTCTAATCTTCTTCTTTGAGAGAAATCTTGCATAGCCAACATGAGATTGCTGAATTGAATCCAATAAACAGTAACATATCATATTTAGACCATATAAAATTTACATATTTCATTTTATCATTTCACAAGCACACTGCTAAATCGCACATACTTATTACTTATATGTCgctttctcttttttattattttatctaGAGAGGACAATCAGATTTATAACATTTATATTATGTCCTTTCTCTAGTTCTAACTTAGCTTTATTTTGAGAAGGTGTTGTCAATATGGGAGTTGAAAAGGTTTCCTGCTCCCATCTTTAGCTGCAATTGTCTGATACTAGAGACAGGATTGAGAAAATGGGATCTTCCTGGGATTGTAGGTTTGTTGAGGAGTTCCCCTTATCTTGAGACTCTCGTTATAAAGGTAATTCCCACTTTCTATCTCAATGTGAGTACCACATAACTTCATTCTACTTTTATCCCTCATATCTTTATGATATTCATTTATATTCAACTTTCAAGCTCCTTTTTAATATCACATGATCTTAAGGGTAATTCTCTGATTTTTCAGTGGGATGaaacttttgaatattttatGGCGAAATATTATTTTCATGGAGTAGAGTACTTGGCATCACAAGAGTCCAATCTTCCTTGTCTTGAACATTGCCTCAAGACAATCAAGATATTTGGCTTCATCAGTGGGGGAGGTAAATACAAGAAGCAGAAAGCTTGGTCAGTGAATCGTATTCTTAGAAGGTCAATGAGACAAGGCATGCTAGTGAAATTTTTGTTGAAGAATGCTATGGTTTTAGACAAAATGACCATCTATGCCAGCAACGAACACGAGTTTAAGATGATTAAGAAATGGTCTGGAGTATTTTCAGAGGTTTCGAAGGATATCCTAGCTTTCCCAAGAGCGTCTTCTCATGCGGAAGTATCATTTTCATATGCATAGACTGGCGGAGTTATTTGCTATAATACTCAAATATGGCATGGACGCAGCGATCACACCTAAAATTGAACTACCATAGAAATACATGATGGGGTACGTTGCCAATTTTGAATCATTTGGGTATCATGGGTCATTCAACAGATTGGGTTTGTATCTCCTCTTTTCAATCTACAGAGTCCATGCTTCCTGTCTCGACTACTGGTTCTGGTGGATAATGCAGGAGATGTTTTCATCTTAGCAATTGACTAATGTAGGTTCTTGTAGTTAGTGAGTAGGAGAGTTGAAAGACATGTAGTCTCTGGAATATCAATTTATCTATTCACATCCAAACAATTTATTGCCATTCAAGTATGCAATTCAGATTTGATTCTTATTGCAATATCCATTATCGATGCATAGATCAATCATTTTATCCTGCAATACAATCTAACATcaccctagaaaaaaaaaaaattgttatccATGTCAGTTCAATTTTTTGAAATAGTGCAAAACTACATATGCATAGATGCAAGATTGCGTGGTGACCACCTCTGTGTTGGTAGGACTCtgtgcgacccaccgtgatgtatttgttttatccatgctgttgccagctcattttaggccatgagcccaaaagtgaagcatattcaaagctttagtttttattatttatttatttaatttgtttCATTAGTTTCCACAACAGAAGCGGCATTTTAGGAGAAGAAGGCATTTTCGAGCAGATATCTAAATGGACTCCAAGCTTCATCTGTGATTAAAATACATCAAGTACACAAAACTGGAATCCTATATAAACAGCAAATCACAATAGCTGCATGAAACCATTGGCCATTTCCCCTTTTTGGGAAAATCTCAGCTTTTCATTTAAGCAAGACAAACGATCTGGTGCGATCTGTGTATGGAAACTTTCCTATGCACCTAGTTGCATATGAACTTGTTGGATTTTGCATCACCCATCTAGAACCTCCACCATAAATCTCAATCCAACGGAGCTGCATGCTACATGAGCAACTTGCACCCTTTCAAGGACCAAACATAAGACAAGGGGCTTGGAGTAGTTTAAATCATCACAACTTCTTCCTCCGGAGTCTCCACATATTCCACCCCATATGCATTTGCACCAATCACAACTGCTGCGGGGCCCATTGGTATGCTCAATCTAAACATCCAACAGtcagataatccaaaccattgatcacatTGGTCCACCATGATCTTGTTCATGATACTGATATAGACCATCATGAGATTGATGTGACCCAAGTAAAACATATAAACTTGTTATTACACATGGATATATGAGTAGGGTATGAAATtagtttaggttgtgtttggatgcactatcatatAGGATTGTGACAATTAGTACATTAGACCAAATTGCAGTTTCCTTGCATAGTATTTATATTGATGGAATAGGTTGCTGCTATTTTCCATTTTTCAAGCTACTGCTCCTAGATTGGGGTTTTAGGAATAATGATGTGGTACGAATTCTTTATACCTTGTGTCCGTGGAAATTCCTACGTGGGGTCCAATTAGGCCCACCTCTGATTAAATAGGCTGTCGGTTGGAAATGACCCAAGAGAAACCTTGATTGGATGATCATAGCCATACAATCAACGGCATGCAATACAAAAATGGCTGGTAACAGTAAAGCTTAATCTTACTGCCTATTTGGCAGGCACTTGTTTGGAggattttgaacttctattgggGCCATGGGCAATCAACGGTGGAGTGGACCCCTCCTATCTGATGGTCGGACGTGATTGTAAACCTTCCCACTGAGGCCACACATAGAGTGATTGAAAGATGATCAGTGGTCTGCGTTGCCTAGAAATCATTGGGGCAGTTGTTAATGGACCCCGTCCAAGCTAGCCCAAAAGTAAAGTGGGCCCTAGCCCGGCCCGGTCTGAACGTGTAAAAAGAAACAGGCCTGAGCCTGGCCCATAATAATTCTTAggaccacgtaagttttggatcaagatgatacttgTTTTCTCACTTGATCCAAGTGTATATATGaacatatcaacaggttgtatggaaaataaacgacacggtggtccctaagaaggtttcaatggtgggcgtacTTAGCGCCGCTtcttcgtatggtgtggtccacttgacccttggatctggcttatttttggtccagtaacctaaaatgatatgaaaaaatgtgtggacggtgtggatgaaatacatgcatcactgTGTCAGGCACTAGGAGACTCCGCCTATAACTAATCCGCGCCCTTCTTATCTTGGACGGACGCGGATAGAgttaatccgtccgggcaggactccgtggggcccaccgtgatgtaatttttttatccgtgccgtccatcgcTTTTATCGGATTATTTCAATGTGTCAtcttaaaaatgaggcatgtcCACAGCTCCGGcgtaccacaccaaaggaagctgtagtgataatgacacccaccgttgaaacctttctaagggccaccgtgaggTTTGT
This region of Magnolia sinica isolate HGM2019 chromosome 1, MsV1, whole genome shotgun sequence genomic DNA includes:
- the LOC131253654 gene encoding uncharacterized protein LOC131253654, producing MLQQQNIITVQNPDHIINLPDSTVQNPGHISNLPDSILHCILSFLHATDAVKTVLLSKRWAHLYTSTPNLHFQKSRLCKRNDNDFVSFVNQALILYESPTIQEFHLVFYYKGTARHRFKSLPSLVNATLNLQMSFYAGWDDYEESEYHDIFCALLDALRHARVLKVCTWCVQVLSIWELKRFPAPIFSCNCLILETGLRKWDLPGIVGLLRSSPYLETLVIKVIPTFYLNWDETFEYFMAKYYFHGVEYLASQESNLPCLEHCLKTIKIFGFISGGGKYKKQKAWSVNRILRRSMRQGMLVKFLLKNAMVLDKMTIYASNEHEFKMIKKWSGVFSEVSKDILAFPRASSHAEVSFSYA